The sequence TAAACTCGTCAAAACCATTTTTGTACATGACAAAAGGATCTTTTCTTCAGACTTATTCCATCAGTGACCCCTGGAAATACTGGAATGAACCAGGGTCATGATTTATCATTTGTTTGTTCTGTTTTATGTACATAGAGTAtgtaaatacaattaataaaggAGTTGATTTCAGAGTCAATGGTGACCATATAAGCAAGCAAGAGAATTTATTACTTATTAGCCCAGGTGTGGGGACCCATTACTTATCTAGCCTGTCTCCGCCCCAAAAAGAGAGAGGCTCTGGATAAAGCAATGGTCATGCAGTGCATCACCTGAGTAGTTGTTCCAGGGGTCTTTAAACATGTTGCTTCAAGATGTTCTACCGAAAGATTTCTACTATTTCCAGTTACAGACTGGAGCAAAATTTAAACGGAAAAGAACTTCCTTTAGAACTGAAGAatgtgaacattgttgtttttttggggtttttttttatacttagttACTTTTTGTTGTTTGCTCACTGCCAAGCTGATTGAGGTCAGATCTTTTATCATGTGGTCAGCGTTAGTTTGGTTTGAAATTGCAGAATATCTACAGAACAGCAGAAGCAAACCGCTTTGAAGGGAAGACATCTTGTAGTCCTTTGCCGAAACCTGCCTCTGAAGTCTGCTGAACGTCCAAGCTAGAAGGGTGAAATCATCTGTACCTAAGCCCAGGAGAAGCCAGATAATGGTGTGATTACATGGTTGGAAGAAGCCTTCCAGGTGCTACCTAAAACAAGGGACTTCACCACCCCAGACGAAGGCCTCTTTACTAAGGAAACGCTTGCTGTGCTTCAGGTAAGACTAAACACTTTTATGTAAAAGCTCAACTTAATGTGAGCTAATATCAAGATATTTGGACTAGGGGTAACTCTTAAGAtctatgttttgtttattaattgttgCCAAATCTACTCTTATTGTTTGTTCTTAGGACGTTTATAAAGATTATGTTTGTTCAAGCAACACTGCACAGTAGCATAGTGCACCATACCTCTTCAATACTTAAGCAAAATGTTTGTTGCAGGTTCTTGAGAGTCATATAGGGGTTTTGATTTCACGGTCTTGTCAGCAAATAAGCAGTCAGTTCACTTACCTTCTTATCataaattataataatgttttaaaaacacatttctggTCAAAATATAAAATGTGCCAATATTAGCATGGGGAAAGTGCTTAAAATGCTGGAATTAGAAACTGGAGATTGAAATACAGTTTAGAAGATAAAGCACAATGGAAtatgggctgtttttttttttatttaaacctatGGGGATAGTCAGAGCTACACATCTTACTGCACCCAACCAGAGGAACAtgagacctgtggtggcttcactttttttGAGAGACGTTGTGCTGTATATGCTCTTCTAAAGTCATTGGAAAATACAAAGGCCTATGACTGCATTCATAAATCAACCTTAATCTAACACACCTGATACATCCACTCACAGTAGCAGCCAGTTGCTTGTTGGAGAAGTTTAATAATAAGCTTATGGAAGCGAGGCTGTATGATGCACATCCAGAGTAGAAATGAGCCAATCAGAGGATTTTTTGCTTATACAGTGACCATTGCGAGTCTCAATATTTGGAAGAACACTGTCCACACCTTTTTAAACTGTAGCAGTccaggtttttattttatttatttaacctttatttaaccaggaaatCCCTTAATtaatattaacagattaatatcTGTTTCTGTCACAGAATTTGTTAAcaaagttttatatttaaatatttaatttaaagtttaaattcaCAGTACCACTGCAAACAAAGTAACAGTGGCTGGCCTCTTTAACTGCTAATTATCTATTAACTGCTGTTCCTTCACTCTGCTTCTCAACTCGTCCCAAAAAtctgggttgggtttttatgtcaTGTGATTGTGAAGAcatatgtgtatatgtgcataattagtgtgattgcagtatgcaaccacagtactgttctttttaagtcttattcttcttattattattattccgcacATTTTTTGTCTCCTTAACTCGGGCCGCAATTTTGGTTGATATTGACTTCCAACGCTAAAACGTGTGTCCTTATTGGGaatgggcttgtatacagctttccaaCCGGATGTACATTTTtcgtaaaaacatttttttaaataaggaggACCTATAGAACGTATCGCTTTCTATCCGAAAATATGCACGAAAAGATGCGATGTACAGTTGTATTGTTGTAtaaagttgccccatagaaacgAAGGTGCAGAGccacaacttagcaaccaccatagcaacaccacagacaccttagcaaccacttggtatacacttagcaacaccttatcaaccacttagcaacaccacaaccagccacaaatcagcactgcaatcacactcacagtttctgcaggaactgcaatctagttgcaTATGTATTCTTTCATAGTTataaagtctttaatattaatcaacaatatagtaaataatacaaatgaagAACAAATGTTAATGAGAATATTTAAATGTTGCATTGGTACTGTAACTtttgaagtgcattattttttatgtcaagttttatttttaaaaaatctcatGTTTAACACCTTAACCTAATCTAACATTAGTTTagagacaaacaaataaaatattcaatTCAATACCTGTTCTCCGATTCCTTACTTCCCTTTGTTACGCACTCAACTTTATAGTTTATGGTAAGCTGGGAAAAACCTGTTACCTCTGCACCTGTATCCTTTAATTAGCATCCCAACATACTATAGGTGTGGTGTTTAAAATATACAGTTTATTGCATTATTGGCACAATAGACGCATGCAGATTTTTAGCTGTTGAGAAATTGTGAAAAGAAACTGTGAGAAGACAGCAGCTGATGGTTCAATCCCATAACGACCCATCAACCTTTAAAAGCCACTGAGCTCAGAACTCTGGAACAGAAGCGTCAGGAGGACCATTTGATTGAGAATGATCACAGcatttctttgtttcttcttCCTGAGGTCCATAGTCGCCTTTGAGGTAAGACATTTCTCAAATTCTCTTcatcttctttttattattattcttttactTTAGCATAATCCTGTAGCTTTTATACATGTTAATCATCTCATTGGTTTCCCAAAGCCTGTGGACCTCTGGACTGGGAGGAATGGAACTGTGGATCCAGGAGACCAGTGCAGTTGTGGGGCCTTCCTGTCTGGCACCATATTCCCTATGGGGGAGCTGGTACAGCTGGAGCAGACAGCAGTGCAGATCAGTCAGAAGCTGGAGCTGGAAATCATCAAGGTAGAAGAgatgttttactttaaaatgtttacacattACACAACACAGGCGAAAtacacctaaaataaactctaaatAATTTCATTGCTGTCTAAATTAGTGGCTACTGCTATAACACACCAACTAAACCTAAAGTGGAAGTGATGGTGATCTCTTTACCAAGCCATAATGGTTCATATAAATTTGTACATTGTTCCTGGGACTCAGTTGAGCTTCCCAAATAAACCCATGGTTACATCCCACCTAAATCTCACATGGGTCCTGCATCTAGGCCCTATATATAGTGTACAACTCAGATGGGCTCATGTTTAACCCCTCCAGGTCCCATTACTCAACTTAACTGTGTCCCACATATTAGGCCACACATATAGTCCCCACATGGGCATAGATTCTATCACACTACACAGGCTCAGGCACACCTcagtgaatatttttttaatgtttccagAGCTATGGTTCTCCAGGACCTGAATGTGACCCCTTATTCTAACATACCATCCCCCTCTTGCCAGGTCGACATGTATGAAAGCAAGCTTACCATTTACATGGAAAAGGTTGTAAACCTTACAGTGGTGATCAAGATGATGGAAGATGATCCTGACTCCTATTCTGAGCTCTATATTCAGGAGGTGAAGATTCAGATCAAGCAGGTAGAAGCTCTCATTCTGGAGCTTCAGGCCTCCATTCAGACATCATCTACAGTGCTCATCACAATCCGCAAAGAGGTAACACTCATACaaggactgttttttttctgtttgtgtccAATGATATCTGGTATAAAATACAAGATCATTGAGATGTGCATTGCAATTTCTGCCCTAGATCACGGTTATCATTGTTGAGCTGACTAAGCTGGAGACTAAATATGACAAGAACCTGGTACTGGTAACACGGAGAGAGTACATCAAGCTTCAGCAGAAACTGGACGAGTGTGAGAGACGCCACAATGAGATCTTCAATCCCAACATTGGTAAGTCTGTTCGAAGTATCAACAGAATTGACACTTTGTTGGGGATCAAATCTATTACTTATTTATAACTTTTgtaatttgtcttttttataggATCTTGCAACCATGGTGGTATTTCAAGACTAAGCAAACCAATCATTAGCCAGCTGAATGCAAACCTGGGAACAGGTCACATTTACGGAGGTTGGGGCAAAGATTCACACCCACTGCCTGGTACTGAAAATAGGTACTGGTACTCTGCTGCCACCACTACAGTGGTGAGATATATGAGTGTCTATTCAGACTACTACAAACTGATCATGAGACAGGCGATGAAAACATATGACCTCTTATCTCCAAAGAACTGGCAAGGGACTGGCAATAACTACATCATACGTGCGAACACCTTCTACTATCAGTATGCCAGCCCTTTCAGCATGGCCAAGTTCAATATAACCAGTCAGACAGCTGAGTACAGGGCTGTGTCGGGTGCAAGCAGCAGATTTTCCTACCATTATTCTGACAATCAGAACTTAGATTTTGCAGCGGATGAGAGTGGATTATGGGTAATGTATGCTACAGAGGCATCGAAGGGTAAACTGGTGCTGGGTAAGATAGATGAGGCAGCGTTTGCTCTAAAGCAGGTTTGGCAGACCAGCGTTTACAAGCCATCTGTGGGCAATGCCTTCATGGTTTGTGGTGTTCTTTACACTACGAGATCTGTAGACACCAAGACAGAGGAGATCTTCTACACCTATGACACTCACACCCAAAAGGGACTTTATGTCAGCATCCCCTTTGAGAAGTTTCAGGAGAGATACACATACCTGGATTACAACCCCACTGATCAGAAGCTTTACATGTACAACAATGGTTATTATGTCAGTTATCATGTTTGGTTCAACCAGAACCAATCAAATAAACCACAGGTTCTGATCTAAAAATGATCACAGCTGAAATTGTGTGTGGAATGTTTTTGTGGATGTGTTTTGCTGAggaacactaaacactaaatgcTTTCTGTCACATTTCAGTCCTGTTAATAAAAGTCTATGAGCAGTTCGTCTGATTGAATTGtgtcattttttactttacttaactGTTTATGTTACAGGTTGTGTGCCTTTATCCATCTCATTCAGTCACGCCCCCATTTAAGAGTTTGTTTTTTCCACATTTGTGTTTTAATTTCCAGTTCATATCTAATGAATTATGGACGTTTTGTATTTCAAGTAAATGAAGTCTGAAGTAGCTAACTATGCCAACCCACCAGTCTAACATTTACAGCACAGATTACTAGCTTTACAGCACAACGTAAAAAGATCAGTGTGCTGTGGATACACCacattctatttatttcatttggggtatttatctttaactattttgtatattctatttttattgtattcctttattgtacttttatcgatatatctatttaataacagctcctgggtgtaaactggatcgtgagatcacatttcgttccacctcatgtaccacataagatgcgaatgacaataaaatctccttgaatccttgaacatagctagctaacttgtaTCATATACCTTATTAATGAGGAGATCAGCCACCTGAGAGCATGAGACCGAGACCTGTCTGCTTCACCATAGTTTCAGAACTGAGCCATTTCTCTTGGTTAGAATTCACTCATTTAGATTGTTCTGGTTTTGGTTTCTACTCAATTAAATGGTAACAGCAGATGTCTAGAcgtttgggtggatgttttaaatttacttttagaATGTGGTGGATGTAAGTTAAATAGAGATCCTCAACTCTTGGAACTTTTTGTTAAAACAATGGACTATAATGCTCACAGTCCCATCCAATACATAGAGGAACTTCATGGACTCACCAAGCAAACTTGTTCTGCTAAATAAGAATGACAATTTTTATGTAAAAACatattgatatatataatatatacagtctgtagtttgaacacaccttctcattcactgtttttattttttcctacattaaaagttaatactgaagtcatacagactatgaaggaacacataaggaatcatgtagtaactttaaagtgttaaacaaaccaaaatactctgttaaaGGTCTTATCTGGGGATGCTGCTAACTTGCAATTTGTAAAGTTGGTAACTCTGAAGAACTTATCCTcggcaacagaggaaactcttcctttcctgtggtggtcctgatgagggccagttttatcataacgtgTAATGGTCTTTGTGACAGCCCATTTTTTCTGATTGACAGACCTTAAattcctaaagtatttttttctttatttagttaaatagTTCTTGCTattggattaaaacattactttaacagggctattcattgtataccaactGTACCTTTTCACAActgtacaactgatgctctcaaacacactttGAGAGAggtaagaaattcaagtaattaactcttgacgagttcagcacagctgttacatgaaagcctgaattccaggtgactctacctcataaagctgactgagaaaatccagccaagatgtgcaaagctgtcatctaagtaataagtggctattttgaagaatgtaaaatataaaagatattctgtttgtttaacacttatagTAGTTCATTACTaactcaacattaattactgagactGATATCCCCTATAATCATTAATTACTGCTTACATCAACATCAAATGTTTACATGCCACCTGCAGATCTAAATGAACATACTccaatatttctaaataaattaaataaatataatttaaggtcACTTTATAATACAGTTCCTGATCTGCAGAAACTGATCAGTTATTAGTAATGGGATACCATGTGTTTCTATTAACTccaaaagaaaaacacaattatACCATGTTAATTAGTAACaaattaatttatgaattatgtcTTAAAGAATAAGGAGGAAGGACACAACATAAAGTGATACATGAATGTGTGAACCATCACTTTGACAGACATTTCACATGGACTCACTTCAATGGAACAAAGTTGTAGAATAAACAATAGtaacacattaaaacaaaatattggaGTGTGCTGATTTAGATCTGTATGTGGGAGGTgcagtaattaattaatatttattatgaaggagacataattagtaagtagttctccaggagatatgtaagtctcagtaattaatgttgagttaatagtgaactattatcattattatcaatattatcatTAGTTCATTACtacctactgagtaattattcagtactccctggtagttaatattTAATCCTGCTTAGTTCCTGCATAGTTACCTACTAGCTACATAACAGTATAATCAAGTGTTACTGCATAGCTAAATATGGTTGGAATACTGGCCAATTGCAAAACCCCAAACTGTTATTATAATAGTCACGattaataatactgtatttatgcATCCAGTCCATTAGCAAAGTCCTTTTGACAACAAAAAACAGCAGTGTAGCAGGTGTCCatctgtgctaagctaaccctTACTCAGATAGCAAAAGGACATTGAATCAACCTTAATTTTTCTTCTCTCATGCATTAAAATATTGTTAATCTCAAACGTCAGAATATCAGTTGATTTATTGTGTGCACATCAATTTCAgattgattcaacattgatttaacgtaatggttttatatgtatggtttgtattaaactttcCTTAGATTTAGAACTATTTCTCTTTTTAGTAGACGAGATCATAGATATCTATAGCTTATACAAACTTGTGCATGGTGCATTTTTTCAAAATcgttgtgtttttattaaactatatttataatGTGGACCTTTTTCTCCTGGGAGGTTTATCCCTAGACCCGCTAATCCAAACTACCCCCCCTTGTTTATAAATCTGTCATGACATACCTGAATTATGTCTTTAAATTGTTTATAATCTTATCCTGTTCTAGCACTATAATAAAGCCACATCCATGTAGATCCACATAAGTCTCTGTCAGCACTTTTACAATTATGTGTTTTTTGTTCATGCTGTCAGATGTTATATGGAGTGTATTTTCTCATATCTTCTTGCAAATGTTGTAAATGATCAACTGTTTTGTCCACTAATAAAACGCAAATCGCCTTTGCAGAGAATTTCCAGCAAAGATGATTGTGTACATAATATGTTGTGCACCAAGCTTTATTCCCAATGTTTACGTAAAATGGTGTCAGCAATAACTGTGGGAATGTGGAAGATG is a genomic window of Astyanax mexicanus isolate ESR-SI-001 chromosome 14, AstMex3_surface, whole genome shotgun sequence containing:
- the LOC111193238 gene encoding olfactomedin-4; amino-acid sequence: MITAFLCFFFLRSIVAFEPVDLWTGRNGTVDPGDQCSCGAFLSGTIFPMGELVQLEQTAVQISQKLELEIIKVDMYESKLTIYMEKVVNLTVVIKMMEDDPDSYSELYIQEVKIQIKQVEALILELQASIQTSSTVLITIRKEITVIIVELTKLETKYDKNLVLVTRREYIKLQQKLDECERRHNEIFNPNIGSCNHGGISRLSKPIISQLNANLGTGHIYGGWGKDSHPLPGTENRYWYSAATTTVVRYMSVYSDYYKLIMRQAMKTYDLLSPKNWQGTGNNYIIRANTFYYQYASPFSMAKFNITSQTAEYRAVSGASSRFSYHYSDNQNLDFAADESGLWVMYATEASKGKLVLGKIDEAAFALKQVWQTSVYKPSVGNAFMVCGVLYTTRSVDTKTEEIFYTYDTHTQKGLYVSIPFEKFQERYTYLDYNPTDQKLYMYNNGYYVSYHVWFNQNQSNKPQVLI